Proteins encoded within one genomic window of Brenneria nigrifluens DSM 30175 = ATCC 13028:
- the leuD gene encoding 3-isopropylmalate dehydratase small subunit, with protein MTKFTQHTGLVVPLDAANVDTDAIIPKQFLQKVTRTGFGQHLFNDWRFLDESGQQPNPDFVLNKPRYKGASILLARENFGCGSSREHAPWALTDYGFKVVIAPSFADIFYGNAFNNQLLPVTLSEADVDTLFKLVDGEQGITFTVDLENQTVLAGGNSYPFEIDGFRRHCMLNGLDSIGLTLQHDAAITDYERQQPSFLH; from the coding sequence ATGACTAAATTTACCCAACATACCGGTCTGGTGGTTCCTCTGGATGCCGCTAACGTTGATACCGACGCGATTATTCCCAAGCAGTTTCTGCAAAAGGTGACGCGCACCGGTTTCGGTCAGCACCTGTTCAACGACTGGCGCTTTCTGGACGAGTCCGGCCAGCAGCCCAATCCTGATTTTGTGCTGAATAAACCTCGCTATAAAGGCGCCAGCATCCTGCTGGCCCGTGAAAACTTCGGCTGCGGTTCGTCGCGCGAGCACGCGCCCTGGGCGCTGACCGACTACGGCTTCAAGGTGGTGATCGCCCCGAGCTTCGCCGATATTTTCTACGGCAACGCGTTTAACAACCAACTGCTGCCGGTGACGCTGAGCGAAGCGGATGTGGATACGCTGTTCAAACTGGTCGACGGCGAGCAGGGCATTACCTTTACCGTCGATCTGGAAAACCAGACCGTGCTGGCGGGCGGCAACAGCTACCCGTTCGAAATCGACGGCTTCCGCCGCCACTGCATGCTTAACGGCCTGGACAGCATTGGGCTGACATTGCAGCACGACGCCGCCATTACCGATTATGAACGGCAGCAACCGTCGTTCCTGCATTGA
- the leuC gene encoding 3-isopropylmalate dehydratase large subunit: MSKTLYQKLFDAHVVREAPNETPLLYIDRHLVHEVTSPQAFDGLRAKGRKLRQPGKTFATMDHNVSTQTKDINASGEMARIQMQELIKNCAEFGVQLYDLNHPYQGIVHVIGPEQGMTLPGMTIVCGDSHTATHGAFGSLAFGIGTSEVEHVMATQTLKQGRAKTMKIEVTGDAAPGITAKDIVLAIIGKTGSAGGTGHVVEFCGKAIRALSMEGRMTLCNMAIEMGAKAGLVAPDETTFAYLKGRQFAPKGADWDAAVAYWRTLKSDDDAGFDSVVTLDAADIAPQVTWGTNPGQVIAVNQVIPSPESFSDPVERASAAKALAYMDLQPGIKLTEVAIDKVFIGSCTNSRIEDLRAAAEVAKGRKVANGVQAIVVPGSGPVKAMAELEGLDKVFIEAGFEWRLPGCSMCLAMNNDRLNPGERCASTSNRNFEGRQGRAGRTHLVSPAMAAAAAVTGRFADIRELN; this comes from the coding sequence ATGAGCAAGACGTTATATCAGAAATTATTCGATGCGCATGTGGTGCGCGAAGCGCCGAATGAAACGCCCCTGCTGTATATCGATCGCCATCTGGTGCACGAAGTGACCTCGCCGCAGGCTTTCGACGGTCTGCGCGCCAAAGGACGCAAGCTTCGTCAGCCGGGTAAAACCTTCGCCACCATGGATCACAACGTCTCTACCCAGACGAAAGATATCAACGCCAGCGGCGAAATGGCGCGTATCCAGATGCAGGAGCTGATCAAGAACTGCGCCGAATTCGGCGTGCAGCTGTATGACCTGAACCATCCGTACCAGGGGATCGTGCACGTTATCGGCCCGGAACAGGGGATGACGCTGCCGGGCATGACCATCGTCTGCGGCGACTCCCATACCGCGACGCACGGCGCGTTCGGCTCGCTGGCGTTTGGCATCGGCACGTCTGAAGTCGAACATGTGATGGCAACGCAAACCCTGAAGCAGGGCCGCGCCAAAACCATGAAGATCGAAGTCACCGGCGATGCCGCGCCCGGCATCACCGCCAAAGATATCGTGCTGGCGATTATCGGGAAAACCGGCAGCGCCGGCGGCACCGGCCACGTGGTGGAATTCTGCGGCAAAGCCATCCGGGCGCTGAGCATGGAAGGCCGTATGACGCTGTGCAATATGGCGATTGAAATGGGCGCCAAGGCCGGCCTGGTGGCGCCGGACGAAACCACGTTCGCCTATCTGAAAGGGCGTCAGTTCGCGCCGAAAGGCGCCGACTGGGACGCCGCCGTCGCTTACTGGCGTACGCTGAAGTCCGACGACGACGCCGGCTTCGACAGCGTCGTCACGCTGGATGCCGCCGACATCGCCCCGCAGGTAACCTGGGGCACCAACCCCGGCCAGGTGATTGCCGTCAATCAGGTGATTCCGTCGCCGGAATCCTTCAGCGATCCGGTGGAACGCGCGTCGGCGGCCAAGGCGCTGGCCTATATGGATTTGCAGCCCGGCATCAAACTGACCGAGGTGGCGATCGACAAAGTGTTTATCGGCTCCTGCACCAACTCGCGCATTGAAGACCTGCGCGCGGCGGCGGAAGTCGCCAAAGGCCGTAAGGTCGCCAACGGCGTGCAGGCTATCGTGGTGCCCGGCTCCGGACCGGTGAAAGCCATGGCCGAACTGGAAGGGCTGGATAAAGTGTTTATCGAAGCCGGCTTCGAGTGGCGCCTGCCCGGTTGCTCCATGTGTCTGGCCATGAACAACGACCGCCTGAACCCCGGCGAGCGCTGCGCCTCCACCAGCAACCGTAACTTTGAAGGCCGTCAGGGACGCGCCGGACGCACGCATCTGGTGAGCCCGGCGATGGCCGCCGCCGCCGCCGTTACCGGCCGCTTCGCCGATATCCGCGAGTTGAATTAA
- the leuB gene encoding 3-isopropylmalate dehydrogenase, with protein MTKSYHIAVLPGDGIGPEVMAQAHKVLDAVRQRFGIGITTSEYDVGGSAIDRQGTPLPQATIAGCEQADAILFGSVGGPKWEHLPPAEQPERGALLPLRKHFRLFSNLRPARLYQGLEAFCPLRGDIAAKGFDILCVRELTGGIYFGQPKGREGSGQYERAFDTEVYHRFEIERIAHIAFQSARKRRGVVTSIDKANVLQSSILWREIVTEIAKEYPDVKLSHLYIDNATMQLIKDPSQFDVLLCSNLFGDILSDECAMITGSMGMLPSASLNEQGFGLYEPAGGSAPDIAGKNIANPVAQILSLALLLRYSLGADDAAGAIEKAVNTALAEGYRTADLASDGQAVGTNEMGDAIARFVAQGA; from the coding sequence ATGACAAAGAGTTACCATATCGCCGTCTTACCCGGAGACGGCATCGGGCCGGAAGTAATGGCGCAGGCGCACAAAGTATTGGACGCGGTGCGTCAGCGCTTCGGCATAGGGATCACCACCAGCGAATACGACGTGGGCGGTAGCGCCATCGACCGTCAGGGTACGCCGCTGCCGCAGGCGACCATCGCCGGCTGCGAGCAGGCCGATGCGATCCTGTTCGGTTCGGTCGGCGGGCCGAAATGGGAGCATCTGCCGCCGGCCGAACAGCCTGAGCGCGGCGCATTGCTGCCGTTGCGCAAGCATTTCCGCCTGTTCAGCAACCTGCGCCCGGCGCGTCTGTATCAGGGGCTGGAAGCGTTCTGCCCGCTGCGCGGCGACATCGCCGCCAAAGGCTTCGATATCCTGTGCGTGCGTGAACTGACCGGCGGCATCTATTTCGGCCAGCCGAAAGGCCGCGAAGGCAGCGGCCAGTACGAGCGCGCCTTCGATACCGAGGTGTATCACCGCTTCGAAATTGAACGCATCGCCCATATCGCCTTTCAATCGGCACGCAAACGGCGCGGCGTAGTAACCTCCATCGATAAGGCCAACGTGCTGCAAAGCTCCATCCTGTGGCGTGAAATCGTCACTGAAATCGCCAAGGAATATCCGGATGTGAAGCTGTCTCATCTGTATATCGACAACGCCACCATGCAGCTGATTAAAGATCCCTCCCAGTTCGACGTGCTGCTGTGCTCCAACCTGTTCGGCGACATTCTGTCCGACGAGTGCGCGATGATCACCGGTTCGATGGGCATGCTGCCGTCCGCCAGCCTGAACGAACAGGGGTTCGGCCTGTACGAACCCGCCGGCGGCTCCGCGCCGGATATCGCCGGTAAAAACATCGCCAACCCGGTGGCGCAGATTTTATCGCTGGCGCTGCTGCTGCGTTACAGCCTGGGCGCCGACGACGCGGCCGGCGCGATTGAAAAAGCCGTGAATACCGCCCTGGCTGAAGGCTATCGCACCGCCGATCTGGCAAGCGACGGCCAGGCCGTCGGCACCAATGAGATGGGTGATGCCATTGCCCGGTTTGTGGCGCAAGGGGCATAA